AGCAAAGAGACTAAGGGGATCAATCGGTTAAGCGCTGAAATCCCTTCTTTTGCCTGCGCAAACTGCTGGCGCTGCTGCTGGTTTTGATCTTCATGCGTATTCAGCGCACGTTCAATCTCACTCCGGCGGGTATTCAATAGGCGAATCTCAGCCTCAGGATCAGCATCGAAAGCCACTGCCAGATGAGAGCCAATAAAGCGACTAAACGCTTGATGTAAACGCTGCGTTTTTTGCACATCAAATGACAACGTCGCATAGCGTTCAGCCAAGCTATCGCGTTCTTGATACAGCGCTTCTAAGCGATTCTCACGAGCAGCACGCCCAAATAGTGGCACTTCCGGGTAGCGCGAATAACGCCACTGACGATCCGCAATTTTTACGACGACGGCGTTGTCATGCTCTTCAACCGCGAACACGCTGTCATCAAATGACTGCGGGTCCCCTTCGATCAAATAGAGGTCTTCAGGGCAGTCTTCTAGACCGACCAGTTGATCTCGCACTAAAGATAAATCAGGCACTACGATGCCGTGGCGTGACGGGCCGTAAAGCGCGGAGAAGTATGGCGCATCGTCGAGGGTGACATCGTCATAAATCTCAGACAACAACACACCACCAAAACGCTCAGCTAACGCAATCATGCGCGCATCTTCAGCGCCACTTGGTTGGCTCAATCGCTCGATTTGGGCATCAATGGCGCGTTTAGTCGCAGCCACTTCATCACGCTCAACCGTCGTTTCACGCTCACGCTCGAGCAACTGTTGCATGTGCTCAGTGACTTGGCGGCTATCTTCCAGCGCCTCGCCGCTCTGTTCACTTAATTGGCTCAACGCTTCTTGCGCCGCCAGCCAGACAGGGGCGCGTGCGGTCAATTCCTGAATTTTTAGCTTCAGTTGCTCCAGTTCTTGGCGCATTTCCATACGCCGCTCGCCAGCATCACTGACACTGAGAGAAAGCTCTTCTACCTGTGATTCCAGCTCACGCTGCAACTCTTCCAACTCTTCCGGCTGATATGCCTGACCCTGACGTTTGCAGAATTCCTGCAATAGGCGTTCGGCATCTTGCTGGGCACGTAAGCGCTGTTCCAGTTCGGATAAACGCATACGTAAAGGCTGCACACGTTCGGCCAAATGTTGCTGCGATGGCCAATCACGCAGTAATTCACGCGCGGCTTGCCAAGCTTCACTGCGGCTAACTTGGCCGGCAATATTCACCACCAGCTGGTAGGCCTGTTCAAATTGACTGTGTGCGGCATCAGCCACACTTAATTTTTGCTCAAGCTGCAATAATGATTCGGTCGCTTCCTGCTCTTTGGCTTGGAAAGTCTCCAGCCAGTCTTCAGCGTTATCCGCTGTTAACTCAGGTAATTGGCACAGTGCACGTGCACGCTCCAGTGCTTGGAGTGCTTGCTGATACTGAATAGCTCGGGTCTGTTGAACATCCAGCGCTTGCTGGTAATCGGCTAACTGACTTTTCAGCTCATCCACTTCCAGCTCAGCGGCTTCAGCGCGTGCTTCGTTATCCGCCTGCTGCTCGCCAGCTTCCCCAACGACTTCACTTTGTTCTTCCAGCCGATAGGTTAGTTCTTCCAAATCACTCTGATAGCGCTCGATTTTTTCCTGCTGACGCATCGCTGTCTGTACCAGACTTAAGTGGTCACTAGCAGCTTGGTAATCCGTTTCGAGATCCGACTCTGCGCCACTTTGCTCCGCCAATTCGCGGGACATCTCTACATGCCGGTACTGTTCCGTCACCAATTGTTTGCGACTGGTCAGCAAATCACGGCGCAAGACCAGCGCACCATCGAGGTGAATACGCCGCTCATTGGCATGGCGCATGTAGTCGGCAGCAACATAAGACGTAGCTTCTGAAATCAGGTGCTTAAACAGGTCACGGTCTGACTGTGTGACACGAATGGCTTCAAGCGTCATGCGGTTCTCACGTAATGCCGCTTCCATATCTTGGAAGGCTTTACGCACGCCGCTATTTTCTGGCAATAAGTAATCGCGCAGTGAACGGGTAATAGCGCTGGAGATCCCGCCGTACAACGAGGCTTCAATCAAGCGATAGAACTTGCTGCGATCTGCTGAAGAGCGCAAACGCTTCGGAATCACACCCAAATCAAACATGAGGGAATGATAATCAGTGATGGAGTTAAATTGCTTAAACTGCACCCCTTCCATCTCTTCGACACGTTCTTTCAGCTCTTGCAACGACAGTACACGTGCCTGACGTTCGCCCACGACCTCGGTGAGGATCTGTGTGGGTTGGATGGCCGTCGGCAACCCTTGAATGGTGAAGGGTTTGATGTCTACTTTACGGTCACGCCCCGCCACTTGCTGCAAGCGTACACCGACCACAATGCGCTGATGACGTGAGTTGACTACGTCTAACGTTGAATAACAGACACCTGCACGCAGTTTACCGTGTAAGCCTTTATCACGGGAGCCGCTGGTCGCCCCCGCTTCGGTGGTGTTACGAAAGTGCAGCAGCGTCAGGTCAGGAATCAGTGCTGTGACAAAAGCGGCCATAGCGGTCGATTTACCCGCCCCATTACCGCCCGATAACGTGGTCACAAGCTCATCAAGATCGAAAGTCCGAGCAAAGAAACCATTCCAGTTAACCAAGGTCAGTGAGCGAAATTTACCGCGTTCAATCATTCCTGTTCATCCTCTGCACTGTCCATTGTATTGCCCATGTTGATATCTGCTTCATCGACTTCATCATGGAGTGACAGACTATTTTCCACCGCCATCGCCTCGCCATCACGGATCATGCGTAACTGAGCCTCACGTGGATCATCGCCGCTGCGCACATCGGCACCAAAACGGAAGACCGCTTCAGTAATGCGAAACTTGCTGCTGTCATTACCCATAAAGTAGATCATGCCCAGCCGACGTAGCCGATTAAGTGACGTTCGTACTTTTTCTTGCAGCTTTTGTTTATCCAAATCCGAACCGGTCGAGCGCTGGTTAACAAACTTCAGCAACTTGCTCTCATCAGCCAGACTCAGTAATTCTTCGTACAGTTCGTGCTGAGCGAAGATCCCTTCATGGGCCAAACGCTCTGGGCTGAGATACAGATAACACAGGATTTTGCCCACCATCATATCCAGCTCAGAAAGCACAGAGCGTGGGATAAGCGTGGTAGAGCGTGGGCGTAAATAGAAGAAACCTTCCGGCGCGCGAATTAATTCCACGTTATAGCGGGTATAAAATTCTTCCAATTGCTCCTGAAAATCCATCAGGAAAGCATGATTATCCAACTCATCGATGCCAATATGACGGCCCGCACGCAACTGGCTATCCAGCGCTGGAAACAGTGAATTGGCCAATGCCTGAGCCAGTTTAACCGGCATTACTACTTCAGTATTTGTTGATGACATGTGCCTGCACCTTGGCTCCGTAATCATTGATTGCCAGCCATTCGGCAGGTAACCCTGAGAAATCGGCTTCGGCCACACCAAGGCGAACTGCTTGGTCGACCAGGATACGAGCCACGTCGAAATGACGAGCACGCGGATATTGCACGAGGTATTCGCGCATCACTTCCCCCAAATTGAGCGGCATTTTTTGTTGCTGATACACCAGCAATGCCTGTTCAATCATGGCGGCTAACTGTTCTCGGATCTGATTGAACTCTTCGAATTCCAGATCCGGTGGCAGCTCCCCTGTGACTTCTTCGCTACGCAATGACAGTTCTTCATCACGCATATCCAGCAAACGATCCGCGTTGGCGTAGGTTAAAGCCCAAGGACTATCAAAATAGTTCTGCACTGATTGGCGCAAGCGTTGAGCAAAGACACGGTTTTTATCCATATCTATCGCCGTACGGATAAACTTATGCACGTGGCGGTCATAGCCGATCCACAGGTCAATAGCCTGTTGGCCCCAACTGATGATACGGTCAAGTTTGCTTTGTAAATCAAAGACTAATTTATCAACCAAATCCAAACCAACATTGCCAATGGTGGCTTCTTGGATACGCAATAAATTCGCCTGAAGCTTATCCCCTGCGGCTTCCAACGTATCTTGTAACTCACGCAGCGTCCCTGAAGTTTCGGACAACAGGACTTCACAACTGGCGATGGCTGCGCGCCAATCTTGATTTAACAGCGCAGCGATATCTTCTTTTACGCTGTGTTGCTGTTCATCCATTAAGCGCTGCGTCATATCGATACTGTCGAAAATTTCAGCCACAGAATATTTTAGGGGCGCAAAGACATTACGGTGCCAATGGAATTCATCGCCACCTTCTTCTGCCGCTTCAGCTGCACGCTGTAGTTCTTGCGCGACAATCGACAGCTGCATTGATAAGCGCAGCGTAGAGAATTCACGCTGGCGAATATAGTAATCAGTAATGCCTATACCTAAAGGTGTCAGGCGGTAAATAGCATTACCATCTGCCATTTCACTGGTAAATCGGTTCAATAAACGCTGGCGTACCATGTCATTGATGGCGTTATTTGCCCGAACGGTGACGGTTTCGGAGGTCTGCTCAAAACCCTTGCTGACATGACGAAATGCGTCAATCAACTCACCTTCGCTCATTTCACCGTCGAGTCGCTCACCGTTTAACGTCGCAATCGCCATCAAAAAGGCCAGACGCTCGGTTGGTAGCGTAATCGAGAAATCATTTTTCCGCGCCCAGGCGACCAGTTCGGGGACTGTCTGGGAAAATTCACTCATAATGGGTCCTTCAGATTCGGCTTAAACGCCATGACATGCACGTAGCGCCCCAAACTGATAAAGGGCTCCTGACGGCAATAGCGCTGTTCCAACGCCAATAATTCAGCAAACTCATCGACTTGTTGCTGCTTATTTTTCATGTAATCGTGAAACACCCGTACTCCTGTTTTACCGCTAATGGATAACCCCATTTGCTCAAGCCAACCATATACCGTTGGCGGATCCAGTGGGTATTGCGGTGATAACGAGCGCTGCCGACGCCTTTTAACGCCGGGTATCGCTAACTGAAAGTTACCTAACACCGCATTGCGCATCACCAATCCGCTGGCATTGAAAAACATCAATGAGAGCGCGCCACCTGGATTTAACGCATCAAAAAGTATTTGCAGAACTTCTTGTGGCTCTGCAATCCATTCTAAAACCGCATGGAACAATATCAGATCAACCGGCTGTTCTAAATGTTGGGTGATGTCCTGAGCCGCACTTTGTACAAATTGCATGTTGTGGCTCACACCTTTTTCTTCAGCTGCAAGTTTTGCTCGCTGGATCATCTCAGCGGACAGGTCACATAATAATACCTGATGACCGAGTGCCGCCAGTTGGCAAGCCATATGCCCTTCGCCGCCACCCGCATCTAAAATCCGCAAAGGTCGTTGCGGCAGTTGCGCTAACAGCTCGGTAATATCTTGCCAAACAACCGCCTGGCGAATCATTCCCTTCGTCGTACCATAGATATTGCGGGAAAATTTCTCGGCAATATCATCGAAATTACGATCCTGCATGAACAACGGCTCCGCCAGTGACTTTGGTTAAATCTATAGCTATTGATTAACCGGCCTTATTGAGACTCGCAAATCAATGGCTACAGCAAAAAGAATGCCTGCTAACCTGCTATTTTGGCACAGCCTGACTTAGAATAAATCTTCTTGACCAGTAATCCACGCCAAATGCCGTTTTTTCAGTCAAAAGGTCTCTGTTTTTATGCTTTTTACCTTAAAAAAATTTGTCGGCGGCTTATTAATGCCCCTGCCTTTTCTACTTATCATTATGGGACTGGCATTAATCTTATTGTGGTTTACACGCTGGCAGAAAAGTGGCAAAACACTTTTCACATTCAGTTGGCTGGTATTATTGCTGATTAGTTTACAACCTGTCGCCGATCGCCTGCTATTGCCATTAGAAAAACAGTACACCACCTATCAGGGAAGCGACCCAGTAGAATACATTGTTGTTCTTGGCGGCGGCTACACGTTTAATCCGAATTGGGCACCAAGTTCGAATTTATTTGCGAATAGCTTACCTAGGGTCACCGAGGGAATTAGGCTATACCGTGCCCATCCCCATGCAAAAATGGTCTTTACAGGTGGTAATAACACCGGCAGTCAAAGCAGTGCGAAAACTGCCGCCCAAGTTGCCGAAAGTTTAGGTGTTCCGCCGACAAATATTGTGGCCTTAGACCAACCCAAAGATACCGTGGAAGAAGCAGCCGCAGTCGCTGCCTTGGTGGGAGATAAGCCATTTTTATTAGTGACATCAGCAAATCATTTACCACGGGCGATAAAATTCTTTACTGGCATTGGGCTGCACCCGATACCGGCTCCCGCCAACCAATTAGCGATCACCACGCCCCTACATATTTGGGAGCGTAGCTTACCGGCGGCAACCTATTTAGGCCATACCGAACGTGCGTGGTATGAGACATTAGGATTACTATGGCAAAAATTAACGGGGAATTATCGTGATGATAAAAATAGCAGCGATAAAACCCATTGATTCAGGATACTAATTGAGCCAAGGCAGAAGTTGCCTTGCAGCGTTATCAAATATAGCGCGATCGAGATTGCCCGTATGAATAAAGCGAGAGACTAACTCCCAAATCGTATATAACCAGCGGCGGGCAACGAAAGATTCAGAGACTGGCGCTTTAGTGAGATAGCGATAAAAGAGCTGACTCGGCATGCCCTCTTCGCTAAGGCGGAATAAGTCATATTCACGCGGTGCCCATAACATGGGGCCAGGATTCAGCATGGCTAATAACTGATCACTGCGCGGATCTTTTAACATGCTACGTAAAGTTAAATTGCCGTGAACCAGCACCGAACTGTCATCAAAACCGGCGAAAAGTGTTTTTAGTGAGGCTCTGGAGCGGT
The window above is part of the Yersinia massiliensis genome. Proteins encoded here:
- the mukB gene encoding chromosome partition protein MukB; translation: MIERGKFRSLTLVNWNGFFARTFDLDELVTTLSGGNGAGKSTAMAAFVTALIPDLTLLHFRNTTEAGATSGSRDKGLHGKLRAGVCYSTLDVVNSRHQRIVVGVRLQQVAGRDRKVDIKPFTIQGLPTAIQPTQILTEVVGERQARVLSLQELKERVEEMEGVQFKQFNSITDYHSLMFDLGVIPKRLRSSADRSKFYRLIEASLYGGISSAITRSLRDYLLPENSGVRKAFQDMEAALRENRMTLEAIRVTQSDRDLFKHLISEATSYVAADYMRHANERRIHLDGALVLRRDLLTSRKQLVTEQYRHVEMSRELAEQSGAESDLETDYQAASDHLSLVQTAMRQQEKIERYQSDLEELTYRLEEQSEVVGEAGEQQADNEARAEAAELEVDELKSQLADYQQALDVQQTRAIQYQQALQALERARALCQLPELTADNAEDWLETFQAKEQEATESLLQLEQKLSVADAAHSQFEQAYQLVVNIAGQVSRSEAWQAARELLRDWPSQQHLAERVQPLRMRLSELEQRLRAQQDAERLLQEFCKRQGQAYQPEELEELQRELESQVEELSLSVSDAGERRMEMRQELEQLKLKIQELTARAPVWLAAQEALSQLSEQSGEALEDSRQVTEHMQQLLERERETTVERDEVAATKRAIDAQIERLSQPSGAEDARMIALAERFGGVLLSEIYDDVTLDDAPYFSALYGPSRHGIVVPDLSLVRDQLVGLEDCPEDLYLIEGDPQSFDDSVFAVEEHDNAVVVKIADRQWRYSRYPEVPLFGRAARENRLEALYQERDSLAERYATLSFDVQKTQRLHQAFSRFIGSHLAVAFDADPEAEIRLLNTRRSEIERALNTHEDQNQQQRQQFAQAKEGISALNRLIPLVSLLLDDTLTDRVEEITEELAEAQEAARHIQKHGASLTKLEPLLSVLQSDPQQHEQLQENYTLAQNSQRQAKQQAFALTEVVQRRAHFSYTDSAGMLTENSDLNDKLRQRLEQAESERTRAREQLRQYQAQFTQYNQVLASLKSSYDAKREMLKELSQELVDIGVQADADAEARARTRRDELHAALSTNRSRRNQLEKQITFCEAEMDSLQKKLRKLERDYHQIREQVVTAKAGWCAVMRMVKDNGVERRLHRRELAYMDGDELRSMSDKALGALRLAVADNEHLRDVLRLSEDPKRPERKIQFYIAVYQHLRERIRQDIIRTDDPVEAIEQMEIELGRLTEELTAREQKLAISSKSVSNIIRKTIQREQNRIRMLNQGLQAVSFGQVKSVRLNVNVREAHSTLLEVLSEQQEQHQDLFNSNRLTFSEALAKLYQRLNPQIDMGQRLPQTIGEELLDYRNYLELEVEVNRGADGWLRAESGALSTGEAIGTGMSILVMVVQSWEEESRRLRGKDISPCRLLFLDEAARLDAKSIATLFELCERLEMQLIIAAPENISPEKGTTYKLVRKVFQNHEHVHVVGLRGFANDMPTLPVEHLRGG
- the mukE gene encoding chromosome partition protein MukE; this translates as MSSTNTEVVMPVKLAQALANSLFPALDSQLRAGRHIGIDELDNHAFLMDFQEQLEEFYTRYNVELIRAPEGFFYLRPRSTTLIPRSVLSELDMMVGKILCYLYLSPERLAHEGIFAQHELYEELLSLADESKLLKFVNQRSTGSDLDKQKLQEKVRTSLNRLRRLGMIYFMGNDSSKFRITEAVFRFGADVRSGDDPREAQLRMIRDGEAMAVENSLSLHDEVDEADINMGNTMDSAEDEQE
- the mukF gene encoding chromosome partition protein MukF, with the translated sequence MSEFSQTVPELVAWARKNDFSITLPTERLAFLMAIATLNGERLDGEMSEGELIDAFRHVSKGFEQTSETVTVRANNAINDMVRQRLLNRFTSEMADGNAIYRLTPLGIGITDYYIRQREFSTLRLSMQLSIVAQELQRAAEAAEEGGDEFHWHRNVFAPLKYSVAEIFDSIDMTQRLMDEQQHSVKEDIAALLNQDWRAAIASCEVLLSETSGTLRELQDTLEAAGDKLQANLLRIQEATIGNVGLDLVDKLVFDLQSKLDRIISWGQQAIDLWIGYDRHVHKFIRTAIDMDKNRVFAQRLRQSVQNYFDSPWALTYANADRLLDMRDEELSLRSEEVTGELPPDLEFEEFNQIREQLAAMIEQALLVYQQQKMPLNLGEVMREYLVQYPRARHFDVARILVDQAVRLGVAEADFSGLPAEWLAINDYGAKVQAHVINKY
- the cmoM gene encoding tRNA uridine 5-oxyacetic acid(34) methyltransferase CmoM; amino-acid sequence: MQDRNFDDIAEKFSRNIYGTTKGMIRQAVVWQDITELLAQLPQRPLRILDAGGGEGHMACQLAALGHQVLLCDLSAEMIQRAKLAAEEKGVSHNMQFVQSAAQDITQHLEQPVDLILFHAVLEWIAEPQEVLQILFDALNPGGALSLMFFNASGLVMRNAVLGNFQLAIPGVKRRRQRSLSPQYPLDPPTVYGWLEQMGLSISGKTGVRVFHDYMKNKQQQVDEFAELLALEQRYCRQEPFISLGRYVHVMAFKPNLKDPL
- the elyC gene encoding envelope biogenesis factor ElyC, which produces MLFTLKKFVGGLLMPLPFLLIIMGLALILLWFTRWQKSGKTLFTFSWLVLLLISLQPVADRLLLPLEKQYTTYQGSDPVEYIVVLGGGYTFNPNWAPSSNLFANSLPRVTEGIRLYRAHPHAKMVFTGGNNTGSQSSAKTAAQVAESLGVPPTNIVALDQPKDTVEEAAAVAALVGDKPFLLVTSANHLPRAIKFFTGIGLHPIPAPANQLAITTPLHIWERSLPAATYLGHTERAWYETLGLLWQKLTGNYRDDKNSSDKTH